Proteins from a genomic interval of Lolium perenne isolate Kyuss_39 chromosome 1, Kyuss_2.0, whole genome shotgun sequence:
- the LOC127299609 gene encoding uncharacterized protein isoform X2 has protein sequence MAMADGRDHRVEGVRQYNRSKVPRLRWTPDLHRCFVHAIRNLGGQHRATPKRVLQLMGVGGLTISHVKSHLQMYRNMRGNDLHMMQGAMEVWTDMQQLHHRHEHCDGPYCRCHSPKHTSGSLLHHPQLKRPSEMETTQEAAASPQESMFRSQGIWERDVTSGAYGQAALAGYYYYDYHQYMQSTEDTAGGPGHHLLQGRTWQRTPGVGGGGEQATRPGCTLAPRGLVAPRRGADDPYEERSGELVVHGRGAAPASYGTARPAAAERGELPLSLTLDSGRLGSRTSVGQCCTDASEQGSFPTSSSTSLTQLSGCCSGQRCGGAVVNLDLSLSLYN, from the exons ATGGCAATGGCGGACGGAAGAGATCATAGGGTTGAAGGGGTGAGGCAGTACAACAGGTCCAAGGTTCCTCGCCTGAGATGGACGCCTGATCTCCACCGCTGCTTCGTCCATGCCATACGCAATCTGGGAGGACAGCACA GAGCTACACCTAAGAGAGTTTTGCAGCTGATGGGAGTGGGAGGACTCACCATATCTCATGTCAAGAGCCATCTGCAG ATGTACAGGAATATGAGGGGTAATGATCTTCACATGATGCAAG GAGCCATGGAAGTTTGGACAGATATGCAGCAACTTCATCATCGTCATGAGCACTGTGACGGACCCTATTGCAGGTGCCACTCTCCAAAGCATACAAGCGGGTCACTGCTCCACCACCCCCAACTGAAAAG gcCATCTGAGATGGAGACGACACAAGAGGCAGCCGCGAGCCCCCAGGAAAGCATGTTCAGGAGCCAAGGAATATGGGAGAGGGACGTGACCTCGGGCGCGTACGGCCAAGCAGCGCTagccggctactactactacgacTACCACCAGTACATGCAGTCGACGGAGGACACGGCGGGCGGGCCGGGCCACCACCTGCTGCAGGGGCGGACATGGCAGCGCACACCTGGAGTAGGCGGTGGTGGCGAACAAGCCACTCGTCCCGGCTGCACGCTCGCGCCGCGGGGCCTCGTGGCGCCTAGGCGTGGCGCTGATGACCCCTACGAG GAGCGCAGCGGCGAGCTCGTCGTTCACGGACGCGGTGCCGCGCCGGCGAGCTACGGGACGGCGCGGCCAGCGGCGGCGGAGCGCGGCGAGCTGCCTCTGTCGCTGACGCTGGACTCGGGGCGCCTCGGTAGCAGGACCAGCGTGGGGCAGTGCTGCACCGACGCCAGCGAGCAGGGCAGCTTCCcgacgtcgtcgtcgacgagccTTACCCAGCTTAGCGGCTGCTGCTCGGGGCAGCGGTGCGGCGGCGCAGTTGTTAACCTGGACCTGTCCCTCTCGTTGTACAACTGA
- the LOC127299609 gene encoding uncharacterized protein isoform X1 — MAMADGRDHRVEGVRQYNRSKVPRLRWTPDLHRCFVHAIRNLGGQHRATPKRVLQLMGVGGLTISHVKSHLQMYRNMRGNDLHMMQGIQQIDQEHTFAGAMEVWTDMQQLHHRHEHCDGPYCRCHSPKHTSGSLLHHPQLKRPSEMETTQEAAASPQESMFRSQGIWERDVTSGAYGQAALAGYYYYDYHQYMQSTEDTAGGPGHHLLQGRTWQRTPGVGGGGEQATRPGCTLAPRGLVAPRRGADDPYEERSGELVVHGRGAAPASYGTARPAAAERGELPLSLTLDSGRLGSRTSVGQCCTDASEQGSFPTSSSTSLTQLSGCCSGQRCGGAVVNLDLSLSLYN; from the exons ATGGCAATGGCGGACGGAAGAGATCATAGGGTTGAAGGGGTGAGGCAGTACAACAGGTCCAAGGTTCCTCGCCTGAGATGGACGCCTGATCTCCACCGCTGCTTCGTCCATGCCATACGCAATCTGGGAGGACAGCACA GAGCTACACCTAAGAGAGTTTTGCAGCTGATGGGAGTGGGAGGACTCACCATATCTCATGTCAAGAGCCATCTGCAG ATGTACAGGAATATGAGGGGTAATGATCTTCACATGATGCAAG GCATTCAGCAAATTGATCAGGAGCATACATTTGCAGGAGCCATGGAAGTTTGGACAGATATGCAGCAACTTCATCATCGTCATGAGCACTGTGACGGACCCTATTGCAGGTGCCACTCTCCAAAGCATACAAGCGGGTCACTGCTCCACCACCCCCAACTGAAAAG gcCATCTGAGATGGAGACGACACAAGAGGCAGCCGCGAGCCCCCAGGAAAGCATGTTCAGGAGCCAAGGAATATGGGAGAGGGACGTGACCTCGGGCGCGTACGGCCAAGCAGCGCTagccggctactactactacgacTACCACCAGTACATGCAGTCGACGGAGGACACGGCGGGCGGGCCGGGCCACCACCTGCTGCAGGGGCGGACATGGCAGCGCACACCTGGAGTAGGCGGTGGTGGCGAACAAGCCACTCGTCCCGGCTGCACGCTCGCGCCGCGGGGCCTCGTGGCGCCTAGGCGTGGCGCTGATGACCCCTACGAG GAGCGCAGCGGCGAGCTCGTCGTTCACGGACGCGGTGCCGCGCCGGCGAGCTACGGGACGGCGCGGCCAGCGGCGGCGGAGCGCGGCGAGCTGCCTCTGTCGCTGACGCTGGACTCGGGGCGCCTCGGTAGCAGGACCAGCGTGGGGCAGTGCTGCACCGACGCCAGCGAGCAGGGCAGCTTCCcgacgtcgtcgtcgacgagccTTACCCAGCTTAGCGGCTGCTGCTCGGGGCAGCGGTGCGGCGGCGCAGTTGTTAACCTGGACCTGTCCCTCTCGTTGTACAACTGA